Within the Aeromicrobium sp. Root236 genome, the region ACACCGAAAACCATCCTCGTCACCGGCGCCACCGGCCAGGTCGGACGCCACCTCGTCTCAGAGCTGCTGTCGGCAGGCCATCGCGTTCGCGCGCTGAGCCGCAATCCAGAGGCGGCCAATCTGCCTGAAGCAGTCGACGTCATCGGCGGAGACTTCGCCGGCGAGCTGCCCGGCGAGCTCTTCAAGGACCTCGATGCGGCGTTCGTCTTCGCGGCAGACGGCGCCCCGTCCTTCGTCGCAGCAGCGGCCGCGGCAGGCGTGCCTCGTCTCGTGCTGCTGTCGTCACTCGCTGCCGCGCTCGAGCACGAACGCGACCGCGGCTCAGTCAGCCAGCTGCACCACTCCGCGATCGAGGAGGTGGTCCGCGAGAGCGGTGTGGCCTGGACGATCCTTCGCCCGGGCACGTTCGCCAACAACCTCCTGACCTGGGCCCAGCCGATCCGCTACACCGGCGGTGTCACAGGGCCGTACCCGACGTCGGCGCAGGCGCCGATCCACGAGGCCGACGTCGCCGCGGCTGCCGCGGTCGTGCTCACCACCGCGGGGCACGATGGCAAGATCTACGCGATGACCGGGCCGCAGGCGCTGACCCGCGTCGATCAGCTCGCCGCGATCGGTACCGCGATCGGGCGGGAGCTCACATTCACCGAAAACACTCCTGAGGAGTTCCGTGCGGAGATGGCTCAGTACGGCGTCGCCGACGGCATCGTCACGATGCTGCTGGACTACTGGTCGGACACCGTAGACCAGCCCGACGTCGTACGCTCGCCAGAGGCGCTCACCGGCCGCCCGGCGCGTACGCTCGCCGACTGGGCGCGGGACCACGCCGCCGACTTCAGCGGGTGAGCTGACCGGGCCCGGTGCGTCGCTGGTCAGATCGGCGACGCACCGGGGCTGAGCGGGCGTGGTCGTGGGCCATCATCGCGACCCCCAGGGACAGCTGTGACGAGGGATCGTCGAGGCGTACGCCGAGCACGTTCTCGATCTGGGCGAGCTTGGCGTAGAGAGCCGGCCGGCTGCGGTGGGCGGTCCGGGCGAGGCGTGACTTGTTGCCGCCGGCAGCGAGGAACTGGCGCAGCAGGTCGAGCAGTCCCCCACCGTGCCTAGCCTCGTACGCCAGCAGCGGATCGAGCTCGGCCTCGACGAACGCCTGGACCCGCGGGTCGTCGTGCAGCTGCGCGATCAGGCCGTGCAGGCGGATGTCGGCCTGCCGGAAGTACGCCGGCCCGGCGGCGAGCGCCTCGTGGGCGACGCGCGCGACGTGCTGGGCGGTCCTCAGCGAGCGGCTCGTCGAGAGCAGGTCCGGCTCCGCGGCGCCGGCGCCGATCGTGACCGGGTCGAGTGCCGGGCCGGCGCGCATGGCGTCGGCGAACGCGGTCAGCACCGCATCCTCGGACGTACGGGCCGGCACCGCCAGCAGCAGCACGATCTGGTCGTCACCGAGGACACCGGCGATGGCGGACTGCCGTGACGCGACCAACGCCCTGGAGACGCGTTCGCCGAGTCGGCGCTGCGCGCGGTGCCGGGTCGCTGCCTCGCCCGCCGGCACGTCGATCTGGACGGCGGCACCCACGTACGCCGTGCCGGGCGCGAGACCGAGGGCCCGGGCGCGGGTCAGCGCGGTCGAGGCGTCGGCCAGCCGTCCCTCGAGGAGCTCGGTCAGAAAGCCGCCCTGCGCCTGCAGCTGCACCGACTGCTGGTCGCGCTCGATCATGCGGGACAGCTCGACGGCCTGGGCCACGCGCTCGACGAGCATGCCGAGGCGTTGCTGGTCGGCCGTCGGGTTGGGCACGACCAGGCGGCCCCACTCGTGCCCGTGGGTGCCGACGCCCGTCGTGAGCCATCCCTCCAGCCCGGCGAGACCCGTGCCCTCGCGCCTGGGACACAGCCGCGATCGGCGCTCCCAGTCCGCGAGCAGCCCTTCGGCCGGGCGCCCGATCGCGTGGAATGCGACGACCCGCCGGTTGAGGTCCTCGAGCACCATCGACGAGCCGGCCATCTCCGCCCCGGCGCGTACGAGCTCGTCGATGCCGGCACCCTCGAGGCTCAACGCGGTGAACGTCTCGTGCACGTCCTGCGCGAAGCGTACGAAGTCGAACCGGTCCGCGACGATGCCCCGATGGACCTCCTCGGTGATCAGCACGAACCGCGCCTGCCGGTGCAGCACCACGAGCGGGAAGTCCCGGGCGCGGGCCAGGTCGAGCACCGCGGGAGGTACGGCCGGCAGGTGCTCGCCGAGCTCGACGATCAGGCCCGCGGCCCCGGCCTCGACGAGCGCCGAGACGTAGTCCACCGCCTCGTCGGCCGAGCCCCGCATCGCCAGACCGGTCGACAGCAGCAGCTCGTCGCCCTCGAGCAGGTCGGCCACCTCGCGCACCTCGCTGACGTGCACCCACCTGACGGGCCGGTCGAGCCGGGCGGCACCGGCCAGCACCTCGGGCTCGCCCGCCTGCACGGCCGGACCGGCCAGGATCGAGCGGATCGTGGGGATCATCTGCGGAGTCTAGTTGACACTGTGTAAGGCGAACGAGCGATCTGGCGACATGTCGTCCATTGCCCCTGGCGGCGCCGAGGCGGAGGATCGGCAGCATGAGCGAAAAGAACGTCATCGGGCACTGGCTCGACAACAGCATCCACATCGGCAGCTCCGGACGCTTCGGCGACGTGACGAACCCGGCCACCGGTGAGGTCACCGCGCAGGTCGCCTTCGCCGACGAGGCGGACGCCGCGCGCGTCATCGCCGCCGCCAAGGCCGCCGCCCCGGGCTGGGCCTCGGCATCACTGACGACCCGCACCAAGGTGCTGTTCCGCTTCCGCGAGCTGCTCAACGAGCGCAAGGAAGAGCTCGCCGCGATCATCACGTCCGAGCACGGCAAGGTGCTCTCGGACGCGCTGGGCGAGGTGTCGCGCGGGCTCGAGGTCGTCGAGTTCGCCTGCGGCATGCCGCACCTGCTCAAGGGCTCGCACTCCGAGGGCGTCTCGACCGGCGTCGACCTGCACTCCAAGCGCCAGCCGCTCGGCGTCGTCGGGATCATCAGCCCGTTCAACTTCCCGGCCATGGTGCCGATGTGGTTC harbors:
- a CDS encoding PucR family transcriptional regulator; the encoded protein is MIPTIRSILAGPAVQAGEPEVLAGAARLDRPVRWVHVSEVREVADLLEGDELLLSTGLAMRGSADEAVDYVSALVEAGAAGLIVELGEHLPAVPPAVLDLARARDFPLVVLHRQARFVLITEEVHRGIVADRFDFVRFAQDVHETFTALSLEGAGIDELVRAGAEMAGSSMVLEDLNRRVVAFHAIGRPAEGLLADWERRSRLCPRREGTGLAGLEGWLTTGVGTHGHEWGRLVVPNPTADQQRLGMLVERVAQAVELSRMIERDQQSVQLQAQGGFLTELLEGRLADASTALTRARALGLAPGTAYVGAAVQIDVPAGEAATRHRAQRRLGERVSRALVASRQSAIAGVLGDDQIVLLLAVPARTSEDAVLTAFADAMRAGPALDPVTIGAGAAEPDLLSTSRSLRTAQHVARVAHEALAAGPAYFRQADIRLHGLIAQLHDDPRVQAFVEAELDPLLAYEARHGGGLLDLLRQFLAAGGNKSRLARTAHRSRPALYAKLAQIENVLGVRLDDPSSQLSLGVAMMAHDHARSAPVRRRSDQRRTGPGQLTR
- a CDS encoding NAD(P)H-binding protein; this encodes MNLTTPKTILVTGATGQVGRHLVSELLSAGHRVRALSRNPEAANLPEAVDVIGGDFAGELPGELFKDLDAAFVFAADGAPSFVAAAAAAGVPRLVLLSSLAAALEHERDRGSVSQLHHSAIEEVVRESGVAWTILRPGTFANNLLTWAQPIRYTGGVTGPYPTSAQAPIHEADVAAAAAVVLTTAGHDGKIYAMTGPQALTRVDQLAAIGTAIGRELTFTENTPEEFRAEMAQYGVADGIVTMLLDYWSDTVDQPDVVRSPEALTGRPARTLADWARDHAADFSG